TGAAACCTTCGTCCATCTGGGGGACCAGGTCCTGGAACACACTGTATGCGTATTCATTGATGGCCCTGCGGTTATCCTCTTTCTTGATGAGCTCGTAGTATACCGGGGGCTTCAGGTCGGTGATGGCGATACGGTAGATGAAGGCGAACAACTGATGCTCGATGAGTGTCCTCCAGTCAACGGTATTGCCTGCCCTCTCCTCGCATTTGCCGAGATACCATGCGATGGCCGCTTTGTGAGCCTGTTTGTCGAGCTCCGTGAGATCGATGGTGCGGTAGTGATCGTTCCACCTGTGCATATTGGCCGAATCGAACATGTAGTAGAGCATGGCGGCCGTGAGATGCTTTCCCATCAGTCCGCCTCCGACTCTTCGTCATCCGCAGGCACTTCATAGTCATCCCAGAAGTAACCCGAGACCAGTCCTGCGATGATGAGTCCCCATCCCACGAACATGACCGCACGCGGAAGGGACAGAGCGATGAGCTCCGTATAACTCAGCATACCCACTATCGCCAGGACCAAACCGACCACGATTATGACAATCCTGATGAGCGCAGGTGAATATTCCATGGGGGCGTATATGCTCACTCAGTTATATATCCAAACCGACGCAAGACATTATTCATATAAATGCAGTCAAACATACGCCCGTATGAACAAAGGCATGAAGGTGTCCGACAGACTGCAATCCGTCCCGATGTCCGGGATCAGGAAGATGTTCGACCTTGCCAAACCAGATTCCATCAACCTCGGTCTGGGAGAGCCCGACCTCGAGCCCCCGGCAGAAGCCATCAAAGCGATGGTTAAAGCCGCCGAGGAGGGCAAGAACAAATACTCCCCCACCGCAGGTATCCCCGAACTCAGAGACGCGGTCGCAGAGAGGTACAGCCGTTACAATCCCGAACTGAAGGGAAAGAACGTCATCATCACCCCCAGCGGCTCCACCGCCCTTCTCGAGATCTCGCAGGCGTTCGTAGACCCCGGGGACGAGGTCCTCGTGCCCAGCCCGGGATTCGTCATCTACGCACCGCATGCCAAGCTCGCAGGCGGAATCCCCGTGGAGTACAAACTCACCGAGGGGGATTTCCAGCCCGACATCGATTACATTCAGTCGAAGATCACCTCGAAGACCAAGATGATCGTGATCAACAACCCCGCGAACCCCACCGGAGGCGTCCTCTCTGAGGAGAACCGCAATGCCCTGGCCGATATCGCGAAGGACAAAGGCATCATGATCCTCTCCGACGAGGTCTACGATTCGTTCATCTACGAAGGAAAGCACAGCTCCTTCCTTCCCTATCTCGACAGGGCCATAGTGGCCGGCGGATTCTCCAAGATGATGGCTGTCACCGGCTGGAGGCTGGGATTCGCCATGGCCAACGAGGAGTGCATGGACGCCCTCATCAAGATGCAGTACCATGTGTGCGCAAGTCCCAGCATGCCCGGCATGTACGGAGTGCTCGGAGCACTGCCCAGCATCGACCCCTACATCGAGAATGCCAGGAAGGTCTACAAGGCCAGGCGCGACCTCATCACCAAGAGAATCAACGAGATCGAGGGCATGAGCCTCATCCCGCCCAGGGGAGCGTTCTACGCATTCCCGTCCTACGACATGGATATGCCGTCGCAGGAACTCGCCAACGAACTCGTGAAGGCAGGACTCATCTGCACTCCCGGTTCCGCATTCGGAACCTTCGGCGAGAAACACCTCAGGTTCTCCTATGCGGCCAGCGAGGAAAAGATCGATAAGGGAATGGACATACTGGCCGACACCGTCAGGAAAATCAGAGGAGGAAGGATATGAGCGAATTCGACGATCCCAACGCACGTCTCTTCGGAGGCGAGGACGACGAGCCCGAGAAGAGCGAGGAAGAAGAGGCTTTCGAATACGTGTACGGCAAGAACCCCATGCGTGTCAGCGCACTGAAGGACCTGTGGTACGACAACCTCATGCTCAAGCTCAAGGAGATGGACCTCCCCAACGAGGAGGCCAAGATGCAGATGATCTTCAAGCTCACCTGCGGAGGACTCCTCGACATGCTCGGCGATTCGCAGGAGCCCGGAGTGGCTCCCGAGGTCATGTCCGGACTCGACATGTTCATCGCTCTGGCACTTACGAACCTCAGGTACAAGGTGGACCTCCTCGGAGAACAGCAGAAGGCGCTCCAGACCATCGACCGCGAGAAGTACCAGGACGACGAGGAATACCTCAGGGTCCTGTCCGATGCGGAGGACGCATGGTGGGATATCCCCCAGCCTCTCCTCGACAAGAGGACTCCCAAGGACGCCATCAGGGAAACACTCAGAAAATACGGATTGGAATGATAACCGTCACCGCCTCCGCACCGGGCAAGTTCGTGGTATTGGGCGAACATGCAGTCGTTTACGGGAAACCAGCCATAGCTTTGGCCATGGACATGAGGTTCAGCATGCAGGCCCACTTCAGCAAGGAGTTCAGGGTCAACAATGCTCCCGCCAACAGCTTCAACATGAGCCCCCACATGAGGTACATCTCCGAACAGCACGGTGACGACCCGCTCTCCATCTACATCGGGGACAGGGTCCCTTCGGGATCCGGCCTGGGTTCCTCCGCGGCACTGTCGGTCGCATATTCGGCGGCTCTCCGCAAACTGAAAGGTCTACCGACAGATAAGACGACCATCGCCAAGGAGGCATATGAGGCGGAATACTTCGCCCAGGGCAGGGGAAGCCCCATGGATACCTCCGCATCCACCAACGGAGGCGGTATCGCCCTCAACATCCCCTACAAACAGGAGGACTTCCTCTGGAGGATCGAGAAGGGAGAAC
The sequence above is a segment of the methanogenic archaeon ISO4-H5 genome. Coding sequences within it:
- a CDS encoding transmembrane protein, which translates into the protein MEYSPALIRIVIIVVGLVLAIVGMLSYTELIALSLPRAVMFVGWGLIIAGLVSGYFWDDYEVPADDEESEAD
- a CDS encoding mevalonate kinase Mvk, whose product is MITVTASAPGKFVVLGEHAVVYGKPAIALAMDMRFSMQAHFSKEFRVNNAPANSFNMSPHMRYISEQHGDDPLSIYIGDRVPSGSGLGSSAALSVAYSAALRKLKGLPTDKTTIAKEAYEAEYFAQGRGSPMDTSASTNGGGIALNIPYKQEDFLWRIEKGEHAWDVSRVHVPKMTFVIGNTGIRAPTGPLVEKVRKYRASNTFAAEIVDEIANITLEGMERMKQDDRVGLGSLMTKNHKLLSILGVSCPQLNKLVECSLPYSYGAKLTGSGGGGCIIALTDHPDKVARAITLHGGTPYIVNTGVPGVQVDVKKSK
- a CDS encoding Aspartate/tyrosine/aromatic aminotransferase, whose translation is MNKGMKVSDRLQSVPMSGIRKMFDLAKPDSINLGLGEPDLEPPAEAIKAMVKAAEEGKNKYSPTAGIPELRDAVAERYSRYNPELKGKNVIITPSGSTALLEISQAFVDPGDEVLVPSPGFVIYAPHAKLAGGIPVEYKLTEGDFQPDIDYIQSKITSKTKMIVINNPANPTGGVLSEENRNALADIAKDKGIMILSDEVYDSFIYEGKHSSFLPYLDRAIVAGGFSKMMAVTGWRLGFAMANEECMDALIKMQYHVCASPSMPGMYGVLGALPSIDPYIENARKVYKARRDLITKRINEIEGMSLIPPRGAFYAFPSYDMDMPSQELANELVKAGLICTPGSAFGTFGEKHLRFSYAASEEKIDKGMDILADTVRKIRGGRI